The window TTCTTTTTAGTCGTTATAATAAAAATACTTCATCATGGCAGATTTTTTCAATAAATTAACAACCATCAATTCTGAAGATGGAAAAAGTATTTCTGTTGCAGGCAATACTTATAAAATAATTATTTCAGGGAAAGAAACCAATGGTGAGTATGCCGTTATTGATATGCTTGTACCATCTTTCTGTGGTCCTGGTCCACATGCGCATCCCGAGATTCAAGAAGCTTTTTACATTCTTGATGGAGAAATTGAATTTGTAACTGAAGAGGGTAAAATCAATGCAAAAAAAGGAACATTCATAAATATTCCAAAAGGAGGTTTAATCCATCAATTTAAAAACTTAAAAAAGAATCTTGCACACATGCTTTGTATTGTAACACCAGCTGGAATGGAAGAAATGTTTGAAGAAATTGGCACCCCAGTTGAAGCAAATGAATTTCTACCGCAAACAGAAATGAACGAGCAAATGATGGAAAAACTGAAAGCGGTTGGTGAAAAATTTGGACAAAAGTTTTATCCGAAAGATTATTTACAAAAATGATTTCCTTTGATTAATTTGAATTTAGGAAATATCTTTACGATTCTGTTTGTGAATGAGCCACTTCAATTAGTTTTTCTATTATGATTCTGCTTTTCCATGATTTGATTTGTCGCTCTCGTTTCGCTGCATCTCTCTGATTAGTAAAACTTTGTTGCCAGACAAAAAACCAATCTCCCGT is drawn from Pedobacter mucosus and contains these coding sequences:
- a CDS encoding cupin domain-containing protein; amino-acid sequence: MADFFNKLTTINSEDGKSISVAGNTYKIIISGKETNGEYAVIDMLVPSFCGPGPHAHPEIQEAFYILDGEIEFVTEEGKINAKKGTFINIPKGGLIHQFKNLKKNLAHMLCIVTPAGMEEMFEEIGTPVEANEFLPQTEMNEQMMEKLKAVGEKFGQKFYPKDYLQK
- a CDS encoding GIY-YIG nuclease family protein, which produces MMFYAYILYSKIRDRYYIGSTGNLINRLKKHNSNHPGFTGHTGDWFFVWQQSFTNQRDAAKRERQIKSWKSRIIIEKLIEVAHSQTES